CCGCTGAAGATATATGATTGTGTGGAATTCATGGAATTGAATGTCAGGAACACAATTCTATGCGATCAAAGAGTGCATATAGATCTTTTTGATTAAGTTATAAATGATTACGAAATCCAGCATTTTGCACATTCTTCCTACTGTACTCTTAGAATTGTTTTAGTTATGCATGTGATGTGAAGGATTATGCTATCCTACGTGTTGCATTAGTGACTAATTTGATATCCTGCTTTATCTAGATTCAATCACAAAACTGGGGCTGAGAACATACACTTCACTAATGTATCTCCCCACTCTGACTCTGACTCTGAATCTGACAATGAAAGTGATGGGGAGGTAGTGGAGAATGGGTTTCATGATAACTCTAATGATGAACCACCATCAGTTGAAAAAGCTCACTCCAGTAGCAATGGTTCTCCAACAGCTGTAGACAACAAAAGTTACATGAATGGACATGCAGAAGGTCACACTACATCTGAGGATGATCCTACTTTAAAAGATGATCCGACAGCATTGGAAATTATAGTTGTTAGAGCTGTTAAATCTGGGGATGAGGTTAGCATTTGCTCTGCTCATTTTCTTTGCTAAACTCTCAGATAGTCAGTTATTTTGTGTTTTGAATGGCATAAGGTGATAGTTTTACAAGCCTCTTTTGCTTACTTAAAATTTGATGGTATGGAAAGAGTATGAACTGATTTGTCCCTACATAAACATGCATAAGATAGGTCAATCATCGTTGCAAACCAAAACATAGGGATAAAATCATGCATAATATTGTATTCAATAATTTTCGAAATGTTTTCATGAACTAGATTTTCCTTATCCATAACTCAACAAAAGAAGATTTCTCGTTCATGTCGTTTGACCAATCTTAAGCTAGAGATTTATCCTTGTACAATCTTATGCATGATTCTTTCATAAAGCTTCATTGACTGCAAACTGTGCAAAAAATAATGGAGTAAAATTTTGCTTTTCTCCGTAGCTTATCCACTGTGATAGTTCTCAAACTGCTCATGTTTAACTCGTACTGTGTTCTGTGGTATAGATCCCATGCATAAGATTGTGAACTTTCTTTTCCTTAATCCATAACCCAACAAAAGAAGATTCCTCGCTCATCTCTTTAGACCAATCTTAAGCTAGAGATTTATCCTTATACCATCTTATGCAAGATTCTTTCATAAAGCTTCCTTACAGCAAGCTGTGCAAGAATAATGGAGTAACATTCGGCTTAACTCTTTAGCTTCTAGAGTGGTATAGATCTCAAACTGCTCTTGTTTAAATCGGAGTGTGTTCTTTGGTATGCTTACAATGCCTTTGGGTTTTGTTTTCAGGTTTATAATACTTATGGGACCATGGGGAATGCTGCATTACTTCACAGATATGGATTTACAGAGCCTGATAACTCTTATGACATTGTAAATGTAGATCTAAAAGAGGTAATCAAGTGGAGCTCAGACTTATTTTCCTGCCGTTACAGTAGAGCAAGGGTTTCACTATGGAGAAAATTAGGTTGCTCGGGATGTGTCAGTGAAAACTCTGAGTACTTTGAGATCTCTTCAGATGGAGAACCTCAAATTGAGCTTCTAATTTTACTCTACATCATCTTCTTACCCGAAAAAACGTATGATAAGCTGAACCAGTCAGTACCTTTTGTTGAAGACGtaaacaaaacagtaaacattcTTCTGTCGGAAGATTATAGTAACAAAAAAGTTTCGCTGGTAACTCCAGAAAATGTGAACAGTTTGTTGCTCACAAAAAAGGTTTGTGATGCACTTCTTTCACTTGCAGATATTCGAGAAAGTTTTTATGGTGTCAACTCCATCAGTGATGATATAGAGGCATTGAAGAGGTGTTCTTGTGTTAGAGAGAGGAAGTTGTATCATTCTTTGGTCTTACGTGTGAGCGAGAGGAAGATCATTAAGAAGCTGAGAACTTATGCTTCAAAAAGATCATCTAAGCCAAAGAAGAGATAGTTGTTTGAAAACTTGAAGAAACTGTTGAGTGAGGTGAATTACTTTGGAGAACTTAGGTGCAGACTTATCTGCAGTTCAGGTTATACGTGTAAGATCATTCAAGCGGGAGAAGAGACTGGTTGTAAGAAAACTTGAGAAGAATATGAAGCTTTGCAGACCTGTAGGATAAGACTCGTTTGCCATTCAGCTTACAAGTACAGCAAACGCAGGACGTAAAAATTTGGGTTCTGTTCTCATTCGAGTCAAAAGTTTTGGCATATATCATACCGAGGTATGTCTTATAATTTTCCTTAAATTTGTGCCAGAGACAGCAGTTTTGTTTTAGTAGGAACCAATGGGTTACTGGGATttttaattgaaacattcttttattcAAGTGTTTCCAGTTTTACTGTGTTCTTTAACTTAAGTTATATGTGTTTGAACTTTGAATCCTGTACATATGCACAAAATGGAGGTGCCCTGAGCAACCAATGGTCTTTACGGAGATTCGAAATTGATGGTTAGCCCCTTGGGCAACTGATCTTTTCTCACTTGGATCCAAGTAGTATTAAGATAGGACCCTTTTTTTCAGAGAGAGAGAACAAGTATGTGGATGGCATAGATATTTATATTATCCAATCCCAAGGAATTAAAATTAAGATATATTccaataataagaaaacaaaaacatatgGCTATACATTGATATTGTTATGCATattgaaagaaaagaaatcaatacCACTTTTAAGTTTCAAAAGCTGCAGAAAAATGGACAAGCTTTCACTGTGTAACAGTCTCTCTTCTACTGTTATGTTACCATCCTGTCACCACTCATCATCGCGTGAACTCAAAATCCAACCAGTTATCACTAAAAACCGTTTTACAACTTTGGCGATTAAATCTGATGGTTCAGTTGCTGTAAGTTCATATTTTTCCTCCAATCAtactaatttcttcttctaagaGAACATATATATGATTCTTCAGTTCATCAACTTTTATTTGCAGTGCAACTGTTGCATTTGTCTGTTGTTCCTaaaattttatttcattttggtGTGAAGGCTTCAAAGGGGTGCAAAGCTTGTCGAGGCCAAGGCGCGATAGAATGCCCAGGGTGCAAGGTAATATAATTAACGATTTCTTGGTCCTAATTAGATTGCAGAAGGTTTGTTCTATTTTAGGAACACAAAAATTTGTGTGTACAAAAAGATAACTCAAACATCGTGTTTGAACAGGGAACTGGAAGGAATAAGAAGAATGGGAACATCTTCGAGAGATGGAAGTAAGTTCTatgtgttacttaaacatgataTTCCTTATAATTAAATCTGAACTGAATTATTGTTCTTGGAATTTCAATAAGAGCCAACTGAGTGTTGTTTTTCTGCTGTTATGCTACTAGGTGTTATGATTGCCAGGGATTTGGCATGAAAGGTTGTCCGAATTGTGGTAAGGGTGGACTTACTCCAGAGCAGAGAGGGGAGAGATAA
This DNA window, taken from Papaver somniferum cultivar HN1 chromosome 3, ASM357369v1, whole genome shotgun sequence, encodes the following:
- the LOC113356094 gene encoding N-lysine methyltransferase setd6-like, encoding MSRRIRAFKRWMQSQGIEWSNGLEFTDDDEGGGISVKALFDLNEGDLVATIPKNACLTIKTSLAKDIIEESGLAESLGLSVALMYEKSIGEASNWAGYLQLLPDSECLPLVWTLDEVDQFLTGTELHKTMKEDKTLIYEDWKENIMPIISSGQLDNVDLKCFGVEQYFAAKSLVSSRSFEIDDYHGYGMVPLADLFNHKTGAENIHFTNVSPHSDSDSESDNESDGEVVENGFHDNSNDEPPSVEKAHSSSNGSPTAVDNKSYMNGHAEGHTTSEDDPTLKDDPTALEIIVVRAVKSGDEVYNTYGTMGNAALLHRYGFTEPDNSYDIVNVDLKEVIKWSSDLFSCRYSRARVSLWRKLGCSGCVSENSEYFEISSDGEPQIELLILLYIIFLPEKTYDKLNQSVPFVEDVNKTVNILLSEDYSNKKVSLVTPENVNSLLLTKKVCDALLSLADIRESFYGVNSISDDIEALKRCSCVRERKLYHSLVLRVSERKIIKKLRTYASKRSSKPKKR
- the LOC113359413 gene encoding protein PHOTOSYSTEM I ASSEMBLY 2, chloroplastic-like — its product is MDKLSLCNSLSSTVMLPSCHHSSSRELKIQPVITKNRFTTLAIKSDGSVAASKGCKACRGQGAIECPGCKGTGRNKKNGNIFERWKCYDCQGFGMKGCPNCGKGGLTPEQRGER